The Bradyrhizobium sp. CCBAU 53351 genome segment GGACTCGGTTGCATAGAATGCGATGCGATCGATGTCCTTTAATTGCGCTCCCGCAGCAGCCAGGCAGTAGCGGATGGCCTGGGCGGGAAATTTGTTGGAATGCTTAATTCGGTTTAGGCGTTCTTCTTCAACCGCGGCTAACACACGCCCGTCACGCACCATGACAGCTGCGCCATCATGCAAGAATGTGTGCGAGAGTGCAGGTCGATATTCATGGACCTTATCCAATCCGCCGCTCAATCCAAGACACAGCATTCTATCCTCCAGCAAGTGTGGTAGTAATCATGATCTTTAGGGCGGCCGGGTAATGAAACGTCCGCGACGTTGAACGCGAATAGGCCGGCAAGCGCAGGCCGAGAAACAGGGTGTGCGTTCATTAAGCGGCTGGGCATCGTCAGTGTGATAAGCGTCGCCGAAATAGCTTTGCCGACAGTAAGAAGAGCAGTACTGCGTAAGCGAAAAGGACACCAACATGCGCGCCGATGCTATCGAGTGGTAGCCCGAGCATTGCAGGCCGTATTAGCGCAATCGAATGTTCCAAAGGTAACGCGGCTGCAGCCAACTGGAGAGCGGGCGGAAGGTGCGCAACGGGAAAGACTGCCCCGGATAGGAACACCATAGGGGTCGAGATGAGAGTCTGGTAGAACACAAAATAGTCGTAGCTTGGGGCAATCGCGACAACGACGAGCGCCGCGCTCGCGAACGCAAGGCCGGTGAGGGCGAGAGCGGGGAAACAATAGAACGTGGATAATAAGGTGCCATAGCCAAGCCCCGTAGCAACAAGCGCGATTCCGGTGCCCGCCAAAGTGGCCTTGCTTGCTGCCCAAACCAATTCACCGAGGAGGATATCACCCAGCGTGAGCGGAGTGCACATCATTGCGTCCCAGGTTCGTTGGCTGCGCATGCGAGCGAACGTTCCGTACAGAGTTTCGAAGCTTGCCGCGGTCATAGCGCTGGTTGCCACCATTCCGCCGACCAAGAAATCGACATATGAGTGACCGTCTACATTGCCGACAATCAGGCCGAGCCCAAAG includes the following:
- a CDS encoding ABC transporter permease yields the protein MKTISKAALPSDALSWISVWRRNYLAWRKAAAASLLGNLADPLTNLLGLGFGLGLIVGNVDGHSYVDFLVGGMVATSAMTAASFETLYGTFARMRSQRTWDAMMCTPLTLGDILLGELVWAASKATLAGTGIALVATGLGYGTLLSTFYCFPALALTGLAFASAALVVVAIAPSYDYFVFYQTLISTPMVFLSGAVFPVAHLPPALQLAAAALPLEHSIALIRPAMLGLPLDSIGAHVGVLFAYAVLLFLLSAKLFRRRLSH